One Phalacrocorax aristotelis chromosome Z, bGulAri2.1, whole genome shotgun sequence DNA window includes the following coding sequences:
- the TMED7 gene encoding transmembrane emp24 domain-containing protein 7, whose amino-acid sequence MPLRGSQAAGPCGRLPPWLLLALAAWAARASEITFELPDNAKQCFYEEIAQGTKCTLEFQVITGGHYDVDCRLEDPDGTVLYKEMKKQYDSFTFTASRNGTYKFCFSNEFSTFTHKTVYFDFQVGEDPPLFPSENRVTALTQMESACVSIHEALKSVIDYQTHFRLREAQGRSRAEDLNTRVAYWSIGEAIILLVVSIGQVFLLKSFFSDKRTTTTRVGS is encoded by the exons ATGCCGCTGCGGGGCTCCCAGGCCGCCGGGCCCTGCGGGCGGCTGCCGCCGTGGCTCCTGCTGGCGCTGGCGGCCTGGGCCGCGCGGGCCTCTGAGATCACCTTCGAGCTGCCCGACAACGCCAAGCAGTGCTTCTACGAGGAGATCGCCCAGGGCACCAAGTGCACCCTCGAGTTCCAG gtgATCACCGGAGGTCATTATGATGTTGACTGTCGGTTGGAAGATCCCGATGGCACTGTATTGTACAAAGAGATGAAGAAACAATATGATAGCTTCACATTTACTGCATCCAGAAATGGAACATACAAATTCTGCTTCAGCAACGAATTCTCTACTTTCACACACAAAACTGTGTACTTTGATTTCCAGGTTGGAGAAGATCCACCACTGTTTCCTAGTGAGAACAGAGTAACTGCACTTACCCAG ATGGAGTCCGCGTGTGTTTCAATTCATGAAGCTTTGAAGTCTGTCATCGATTATCAGACTCACTTCCGCTTGAGGGAAGCGCAGGGccgcagcagagcagaggattTAAACACGAGGGTGGCCTACTGGTCAATAGGGGAAGCAATCATTCTTCTTGTGGTTAGTATTGGGCAGGTATTTCTCCTCAAAAGCTTCTTCTCAGATAAAAGAACCACAACAACCCGTGTTGGATCATAA